The Bacillus sp. 2205SS5-2 genome segment GCTTCAGGGAAATTCTCCTCTATACCTGAAATGAACGACGGAGACATATCACAACAGAAATCTTTGATTTGAGAACAAGGAACCCCTTTACTATCAAGGAACTGACAGAATTCCTGTAACACACCTGATCCTTTTCCAGTCGTAACAAAAATGACTCGCTTCGTATCTGTGTCAACAAATAATGTCACGTATTTGTGCCCTCTTTTACGAGACGTTTCGTCCATGGCGACACTCTTTACATTTGATACATCAATATTTTAAACCGCTTTATCCACGTAGTGTTTAAAGACTCGTCAAAGGCGGGTATCGTGTTCACCAACTTTACGAGCAACTGCGGCAACAGGCATTTCAACCATCAATGACAGCACATGATAGTCAAATAACAAAGAAAATCCGGTACCTGGTCGTGCCCAATCAATTTTAACCGTACGAATTTTTCTGCATGATTCACACTTAACCCTAGGCATTCTTGCATATAGCAATGTTTGGTACTGCCAAAAATCAAGATGCCTCCATGTACGATCCTGATCTTGAATATCATGAACCTTACATCTAGAAAATCCTCAGTTAGGACATGTG includes the following:
- a CDS encoding helix-turn-helix domain-containing protein, whose product is MQDQDRTWRHLDFWQYQTLLYARMPRVKCESCRKIRTVKIDWARPGTGFSLLFDYHVLSLMVEMPVAAVARKVGEHDTRL